In a single window of the Carassius gibelio isolate Cgi1373 ecotype wild population from Czech Republic chromosome A12, carGib1.2-hapl.c, whole genome shotgun sequence genome:
- the mtpap gene encoding poly(A) RNA polymerase, mitochondrial, translating to MAASSAVCRLRFRGLGLLDRFCFGLEPQTQGRFTSTASAVKAQTENTTARAAKESKTFQAIQEERREQAERSVLISCPSKINENKFLDYLSKHGTINKHFFYNSYGAYAVVEFSSRESIASLKESTNIPAVEHEAAVPFKSRLLSLKWPGSQSSNHPMPKFKVQSPPSISEISQLLSEKNSIDEQLQCLTETLELTEENVSLRFLVCSLLRDIAGAYFPECIIRPFGSTVNSFGKLGCDVDMILDLDGIYATSQKKGSGLSLEYQVKRGASERAVTQSILSVIGKCVDQFGPGCVGVQNILQARCPLVRFSHQPSGFQCDLTANNRVAMKSSELLFLYGQLDPRVRHLVFSVRCWARVHSITSSIPGAWITNFSLTVMVVFFLQQRGPPILPTLDRLKELAGPSDKCVIEGNDCTIVSDLSKITLQQNTDTLEKLLQEFFEFYGNFPFNKASINIRKGKEQTKPETTALYIQNPFETTLNISKNVNATQLERFVALCRESAWLLQQKENLNQSSDSPWGFAALLVPSVTSGAGVKNRRKRKLEPASSRIKNLLDSLKIKGGETVAKKGSANSSR from the exons ATGGCGGCCTCCTCTGCAGTATGTAGGTTACGTTTCAGGGGTTTAGGATTGCTTGATagattttgttttggtttggaACCCCAAACGCAAGGAAGATTCACCTCAACTGCGTCGGCAGTCAAAGCCCAGACAGAGAACACGACAGCGAGAGCCG CCAAGGAGAGTAAAACATTTCAAGCAATccaagaggagagaagagaacaAGCTGAAAGATCGGTTTTGATCAGCTGTCCTTCTAAGATCAACGAAAATAAGTTTTTAGATTACCTGTCTAAACATGGGACAATCAACAAGCATTTCTTCTACAATAGCTAT GGAGCATATGCAGTGGTTGAATTCTCCAGCAGAGAGAGCATTGCCTCGTTGAAGGAGAGCACAAATATTCCAGCTGTTGAGCATGAAGCTGCAGTGCCTTTCAAATCTCGCCTGCTGTCATTGAAATGGCCAGGCAGTCAGTCAAGCAATCATCCCATGCCGAAGTTCAAAGTGCAGTCCCCTCCATCCATCAGTGAAATCAGCCAACTGCTCTCAGAAAAGAACAGC ATAGATGAGCAACTGCAGTGTCTCACAGAAACCTTAGAGCTCACAGAAGAGAACGTCAGCCTGCGCTTTCTTGTTTGTTCTCTACTTCGAGACATAGCTGGTGcatatttcccagaatgcatcatCAGGCCTTTCGGCTCCACTGTTAACAGCTTTGGCAAACTGGGCTGTGATGTTGACATGATTCTGGACCTCGACGGCATCTATGCAACAAGCCAGAAAAAG GGCTCAGGACTGTCTCTGGAGTACCAGGTGAAGAGAGGAGCATCAGAGCGGGCTGTGACCCAGAGTATCCTCTCAGTCATTGGGAAATGTGTAGACCAGTTTGGCCCTGGATGTGTGGGAGTCCAGAACATTCTCCAAGCTCGATGTCCTCTTGTCCGCTTTTCTCACCAACCCTCTGGCTTTCAGTGTGATCTCACTGCAAATAACAG GGTGGCAATGAAGAGTTCAGAACTGCTGTTTCTCTACGGCCAGCTGGACCCTCGTGTTCGGCATCTGGTGTTCAGCGTGCGGTGCTGGGCTCGAGTTCATAGCATCACAAGCAGTATTCCAGGAGCATGGATCACCAACTTCTCTTTAACGGTCATGGTGGTGTTCTTTCTACAGCAGAGGGGTCCTCCCATACTGCCCACACTGGACCGACTGAAGGAGCTGGCAG GACCATCAGATAAGTGTGTCATTGAGGGTAATGACTGCACTATTGTCAGTGACCTTAGCAAGATTACACTGCAGCAGAACACAGACACATTAG AGAAACTATTGCAGGAATTCTTCGAGTTTTATGGCAATTTTCCTTTCAACAAGGCATcgatcaatatcaggaag GGAAAGGAGCAGACCAAACCGGAAACGACAGCTTTGTATATCCAGAATCCATTTGAAACCACTCTAAACATTAGCAAGAATGTTAATGCAACACAGCTAGAACGTTTCGTGGCACTTTGTCGCGAAAGTGCTTGGCTTCTCCAGCAGAAGGAAAATCTTAACCAGAGTTCGGACTCACCATGGGGGTTCGCCGCACTTCTCGTTCCTTCAGTCACCTCAGGAGCAGGGGTGAAAAATCGCAGGAAGAGAAAACTGGAACCGGCTAGTTCAAGAATAAAGAACCTGTTAGACTCTCTGAAGATTAAAGGTGGTGAAACTGTTGCAAAGAAAGGAAGTGCAAACTCTAGTAGGTGA